The genomic DNA GGAAGGTGGCCATCAGGCCCACGTTGTTGGTGGCGAAGGTCCGGGCCATCACCTCGATGTCCTCGCGCTGTGCCGTGTCGATGCCCACGCTGATGCCGGCGTTTGCAATCACCACGTCGGGCAGGCCCTGGCGTTCGATGCAGGCGGCGCCCGCGGCCACGATGCTGTCGGTTTGCGCCACGTCGGCGCCATAGACCTGGTAGCGGGCGGGGTCCAGCTGGCGCTCACCGGCCCAGGATTCGATTTCCGCGGTGCGCCGCGCCACCAGCGCGAGGCGGTAGCCCGCCTCGTAGAAGCTGGCGGCCAGGGCCTGGCCGATGCCGCTCGATGCGCCGGTGATGAAGACAAGCGGGGAGGGGCTCATGCGCGGGTTCAGCGCGGCTTGCCGGCCGCCGAGGGAATCAGGACGCCGCGCACCCGGCCGGTCAGGTTGGCAACGCCGCTCAGGTTGTCGTAGTCGAGGTTTTCGGCGGTGAACTGGTCGGCGCCGCGGATGAGCGTGACCGGCTTGTTCGAGGTCACGCGTTCGGTGTCGAGAAAGGCGTGCAGGAAATCGCCGCGGAACTCCAGCCGCGGCGTGGACTTGCCGTTGGGCCCCACCACCGGATCGCGGATGACGATGGCGTTGCCGAAGAGCTGGATCTCGCTGCCGTCGGAATTGGAGATGCCGCGATTGGCGGTGGCGTGGGTCGTGAAGCCCTGCGGCGAAACCGAGCGCATGCGCACGTCGTCGACCTCGACGGTGTCGGTGTCGGGGTAGTGCCGGCCTTCCTTGCCATGGAGTTCGCTGCGCAGGTCGCCGTTGGGCAGGAAGTTCTTGATCACGAAGCCGCGCATGAAATAGTCGGGCTCGTGCGTGGGCGCGGCCTTGGCCGTGGGTGCGAGCAGCTTGGGCGCGTTGCGCACCAGCCAGTAGGTGCCGAGCGCAACGGCCGCCGTGAGAATGATGGGCAGGTAGATCGTGGCGCGGTCGAGCACGTCGCGCAGCAGGTTCCAGGCACGCTTCATTGCCTGGGACCCCGGGCGGCGTCGAGCAGGCGGCGGTATTGGCCGCAGGCCGTCAGCAGCAGATCGCAGAACTCGCGCGCCGCGCCTTCTCCGCCGCGTGCGCGGGTGACGTAGTTGACCGCGTCGCGCACTTCGACATGCGCATTGGCGGGCGCGGCCGCGAAGCCGACGCGCGCCAGCACGGGCAGGTCGGGCCAGTCGTCGCCGATGGCCGCGGCCTGCAGCCAGCTGAAGCCGAGCTCCTCGAGCATGGCCTGGGCCGCGGGCAGCTTGTCTTCGGTGCCGTAGCGCACGTGCTGGATGCCCAGCGCTTCGAGCCGCACGCGCAGCGGCTTGGAGTCGCGGCCGGTGATCACCGCGGGCGTGATACCCGCCAGGCGCAGCAGCTTGAGGCCGTAGCCGTCCAGGATGCTGAAGCGCTTGAGGGTTTCGCCGTGCTCGGTGAAATACACGCCGCCGTCGGTCAGCACGCCATCGATGTCGAAGAACGCGATGCGCACGTCCTGCGCGGCGAGCAAGGTTTCGGCCTGGAAGTCGAGCGGCATCAGATGACCTTCGCGCGCATCAGGTCGTTGATGCTGAGCGCGCCGATCAGGAGCCCCTGGGGGTCGACGATGAGCACGCTGGTAATGCGGTGTTCTTCCATCAGCTCGGCCGCCTCGACCGCCAGCGCCTCGGCGCGCAGCGTGCGCGGGCCGGGGTGCATCACGTCGGCGGCGGTGAGGCCGCGCAGGTCGCCGCCGGTCTCCACCTGGCGGCGCAGGTCGCCGTCGGTGAAGATGCCGATGGCACGGCCTTGCGCATCGACCACGGCGGTGGCGCCCAGGCCCTTGGAGCTCATCTCGCGCATCAGCTCGCTGAGCGTTGCGGTGGGCGCCACGCGCGGCACCTCGTCGCCCGAGCGCATCATGTCGCTCACGTGCGTGAGCAGCTTGCGGCCGAGCGCGCCGCCGGGGTGCGAGCGCGCGAAGTCTTCGGAGCCGAAGCCGCGCGCGTCGAGCAGCGCCACCGCCAGCGCGTCGCCCATGGCCATCTGGGCGGTGGTGCTCGCGGTGGGGGCGAGGTTGAGCGGGCAGGCCTCCTTGGCCACGCCGGCGTCGATCACGATGTCGGCGTGGCGCGCGAGGGTGGAGTCGGTGCGGCCGGTCATGGCAATGAGCGGCACGCCCTGGCGCTTGACCACCGGCAGGATCACGGTGAGTTCGTCGACCTCGCCGCTGTTGGAGATGGCCAGCACCAGGTCGACCGGCTTGATCATGCCGAGGTCGCCGTGGCTCGCTTCGGCCGGGTGGACGAACATGGCCGGCGTGCCGGTGGAGGCCAGGGTCGCCGCAATCTTGCGGCCGACATGGCCGCTCTTGCCCATGCCCATGACGACCACGCGTCCGCGCACGTCCAGGATCTTGCGCACGGCGTCGACGAAACTCGGACCCACGCGCGACTTGAGGCCGAGCACGGCATCGGACTCGATGTCGAAGGTGGCGCGCGCCCGCGCCAGGATTGCGTCGGCGTCGACCACGGGGGGCAGGGGAGCTGAACTCATCGGCGGATTTTACGGGCCGGCCGGCGCGCGCCGCCGCTCGATACAAGCCGCACGTTCGGGGCATGGACATTGCTCTAGCATCCGGCCATGTCCTCGTTCGATCTCACGCTGATGTATTTGCTGGCCGCAGTGCTCGGCGTGGTGGTCTGCCGCTCGCTGAAACTGCCGCCGATGCTGGGCTATCTGTCGGCCGGCGTGCTGATCGGGCCGCATGCGCTGGCATTGGCGCAGAACTCCGAAGCCATCCGCCACCTCGGCGAGTTCGGCGTGGTGTTCCTGATGTTCGTGATCGGGCTGGAGTTCAGCCTGCCCAAGCTGCGCGCCATGCGCAAGCACGTGTTCGGCCTGGGCCTGCTGCAGGTGCTGCTGACCATGGCCATTGCCACCGCCGGGGCGCTGCTCATCGCCTCGCAGCTCCCGCCGGCCTGGCGGCTCGGATGGCAGACGGCGCTGGCGCTGTCGGGCGCACTCACGATGAGCAGCACCGCGATCGTCGTGAAGCTGATGGCCGAGCGTCTCGAACTCGAAAGCGAGCACGGCAAGCGCGTGATGGGCGTGCTGCTGTTCCAGGACCTGGCGGTGGTGCCGCTGCTGGTGCTGATTCCCGCGCTCGGCGCACCGCCCGAGGCGCTGGCCAAGGCCATCGGCCTGGCGCTGGTGAAGGCCACCCTGCTGATCGGCGTGCTGCTCTACGGCGGTCCGCGCATCATGCGCTGGTGGCTCACGCTCGTCGCGCGGCGGCGCAGCGAGGAGCTCTTCATCCTGAACGTGCTGCTGGTGACGCTCGGCCTGGCCTGGCTCACCGAGCTGGCCGGCCTGAGCCTCGCGCTGGGCGCCTTCATCGCCGGCATGCTGGTGTCGGAGACCGAATACAAGCACCAGGTCGAAACCGACATCCGCCCGTTCCACGACGTGCTGCTGGGCCTGTTCTTCATCACGGTGGGCATGTCGCTGGACTGGCACATCGTGGTGGAGCGCTGGGCGCTGGTGGCTGTGCTGCTGGTGCTGCCGCTGGCCTTCAAGCTGGCACTGGTGACGGTGCTGGCGCGGGTGCTGGGCGCCACCGCGGGCGTCTCGCTGCGCACCGGCCTCTACCTGGCGCAGGCCGGCGAATTCGGCTTCGTGCTGCTGGCGCTGGCGCAGGAGCGCAGCCTCCTGCCGCCGTGGCTGGCCAACCCGGTCCTGGCGTCGATGGTGCTGTCGATGCTCGCCACGCCCTTCATCGTGATGTACACCAACGCCATCGTGCGCAAGCTGGTGGCGAGCGACTGGCTGCAGCAATCGCTGCAGATGACCACGATCGCGCGCAAGACCATCAACACCGCCCGGCACGTGATCATCTGCGGCTACGGGCGCTGCGGCCAGAACCTGGCGCGCATCCTCGAGCGCGAAGGCATTCCCTACATGGCGCTGGACCTCGACCCCGACCGCGTGCGGCAGGCCGCAGCGGCGGGCGATTCGGTGGTGTTCGGCGACGCGGCCCGGCTGCAGGCACTGATGGCGGCCGGCCTGGCGCGCGCCAGCGCCGTGGTCGTGACCTATCTCGACGTGCCGGGCGCCATGAAGGTGCTGGCCAATATCCGCTCCCACGCGCCGCAGGTGCCTGTGATCGTGCGCACGCAGGACGACCTCGACCTCGAGAAGCTGCAGGCGGCCGGTGCGACCGAGGTGGTGCCCGAGGCGATCGAGGGCTCGCTGATGCTCGCCAGCCATGCGCTGGCGCTGGTCGGCGTGCCGATGCGGCGCGTGATCCGCGTGGTGCAGGACCAGCGCGACGCGCGCTACAACCTGCTGCGCGGCTACTTCCACGGCGCGGACGACGACAACGCCGACGAGCTCGACCACGAGCGGCTCAACACCTTCACGCTCACGCCCGGCGCCCGCGCCGTCGGCCAGAACCTGGCGCGGCTGGCGCTCGACAGCCTGGGCGTGCGCGTCGCCAGCCTGCGCCGCCACGACGGC from Variovorax sp. V93 includes the following:
- a CDS encoding monovalent cation:proton antiporter-2 (CPA2) family protein, whose protein sequence is MSSFDLTLMYLLAAVLGVVVCRSLKLPPMLGYLSAGVLIGPHALALAQNSEAIRHLGEFGVVFLMFVIGLEFSLPKLRAMRKHVFGLGLLQVLLTMAIATAGALLIASQLPPAWRLGWQTALALSGALTMSSTAIVVKLMAERLELESEHGKRVMGVLLFQDLAVVPLLVLIPALGAPPEALAKAIGLALVKATLLIGVLLYGGPRIMRWWLTLVARRRSEELFILNVLLVTLGLAWLTELAGLSLALGAFIAGMLVSETEYKHQVETDIRPFHDVLLGLFFITVGMSLDWHIVVERWALVAVLLVLPLAFKLALVTVLARVLGATAGVSLRTGLYLAQAGEFGFVLLALAQERSLLPPWLANPVLASMVLSMLATPFIVMYTNAIVRKLVASDWLQQSLQMTTIARKTINTARHVIICGYGRCGQNLARILEREGIPYMALDLDPDRVRQAAAAGDSVVFGDAARLQALMAAGLARASAVVVTYLDVPGAMKVLANIRSHAPQVPVIVRTQDDLDLEKLQAAGATEVVPEAIEGSLMLASHALALVGVPMRRVIRVVQDQRDARYNLLRGYFHGADDDNADELDHERLNTFTLTPGARAVGQNLARLALDSLGVRVASLRRHDGQNQVFTGDTVLTDGDTLVLCGKPAALAVAIERLQKG
- a CDS encoding SIS domain-containing protein, whose amino-acid sequence is MSSAPLPPVVDADAILARARATFDIESDAVLGLKSRVGPSFVDAVRKILDVRGRVVVMGMGKSGHVGRKIAATLASTGTPAMFVHPAEASHGDLGMIKPVDLVLAISNSGEVDELTVILPVVKRQGVPLIAMTGRTDSTLARHADIVIDAGVAKEACPLNLAPTASTTAQMAMGDALAVALLDARGFGSEDFARSHPGGALGRKLLTHVSDMMRSGDEVPRVAPTATLSELMREMSSKGLGATAVVDAQGRAIGIFTDGDLRRQVETGGDLRGLTAADVMHPGPRTLRAEALAVEAAELMEEHRITSVLIVDPQGLLIGALSINDLMRAKVI
- a CDS encoding KdsC family phosphatase, producing the protein MPLDFQAETLLAAQDVRIAFFDIDGVLTDGGVYFTEHGETLKRFSILDGYGLKLLRLAGITPAVITGRDSKPLRVRLEALGIQHVRYGTEDKLPAAQAMLEELGFSWLQAAAIGDDWPDLPVLARVGFAAAPANAHVEVRDAVNYVTRARGGEGAAREFCDLLLTACGQYRRLLDAARGPRQ
- the lptC gene encoding LPS export ABC transporter periplasmic protein LptC, producing MKRAWNLLRDVLDRATIYLPIILTAAVALGTYWLVRNAPKLLAPTAKAAPTHEPDYFMRGFVIKNFLPNGDLRSELHGKEGRHYPDTDTVEVDDVRMRSVSPQGFTTHATANRGISNSDGSEIQLFGNAIVIRDPVVGPNGKSTPRLEFRGDFLHAFLDTERVTSNKPVTLIRGADQFTAENLDYDNLSGVANLTGRVRGVLIPSAAGKPR